The Listeria welshimeri serovar 6b str. SLCC5334 genome has a window encoding:
- the ileS gene encoding isoleucine--tRNA ligase codes for MEYKDTLLMPKTDFPMRGNLPNKEPEWQAKWEEEKLYEKIQEKNTGRKAYILHDGPPYANGELHMGHALNKTIKDIIVRYKSMAGFSSPYVPGWDTHGLPIETAIAKKGVKRKEMSIAEFRKLCAEYAMTQVDGQRTGFKRLGINGDWENPYITLLPEYEAEQIKVFGEMAKKGYIYKGKKPVYWSPSSESALAEAEIEYQDKKSASIFVAFKVTDGKGVLDEGTNIVIWTTTPWTIPANMGITVNPDLDYVVIESAGEKYVVAEALLPNLREKLGFEDATVVKTVRGSELDRIVTKHPFYDRDSLVMNGEHATAEAGTGAVHTAPGHGEDDFLIGKKYDLEILAPLDDRGVFTDEAPGFEGVFYDTANKMVTEKLEEVGALLKMEFITHSYPHDWRTKKPVIFRATAQWFASIDAFRDDLLKAVKGVNWTPAWGETRLFNMVRDRGDWVISRQRAWGVPLPIFYAENGEAIITDETINHISELFREHGSNVWFERDVKDLLPDGFTHPGSPNGEFTKETDIMDVWFDSGSSHQAVLNARPELTRPADLYMEGSDQYRGWFNSSLTTAVAITGEAPYRNVLSHGFALDGEGRKMSKSLGNTLLPGKVIKQLGADIVRLWVASVDYQADVRVSDEILKQVSEVYRKIRNTMRFLLGNINDFNPTTNTVSYENLREVDKYMLIKLNDLVKNVKDSYEAFEFSTIYHQINNFCTVELSQFYMDFAKDVVYIEAADSNDRRAMQTVFYEAAVTLTKLLAPILPHTTEEVWNSLIGEGAESIHLQDLPDVKVLADSEEITAKWDAFMQIRDNVQKALEFARNEKLIGKSMLAKVTLYVDGEAKTLFDSLEGDFAQLFIVSDFELVEGLENAPESAFKSNQVAVQITVAEGETCERCRVVKKDVGVDPKHPTLCGRCADIVVKHYEA; via the coding sequence ATGGAATATAAAGATACGTTATTAATGCCAAAAACAGATTTTCCAATGCGTGGAAATCTACCGAATAAAGAACCTGAATGGCAAGCGAAATGGGAAGAAGAAAAGTTATACGAGAAAATTCAAGAAAAAAATACTGGACGCAAGGCGTATATTTTACATGATGGTCCTCCCTATGCAAACGGAGAGCTTCATATGGGGCATGCGCTAAATAAAACAATCAAAGATATTATTGTTCGTTATAAATCAATGGCTGGTTTCAGTTCTCCGTATGTGCCAGGATGGGATACACATGGCCTTCCAATTGAAACAGCAATCGCGAAAAAAGGCGTTAAACGCAAAGAAATGTCTATTGCTGAATTCCGTAAACTGTGTGCCGAATATGCGATGACCCAAGTAGACGGTCAGCGTACAGGTTTCAAACGTCTTGGAATTAACGGTGACTGGGAAAACCCATATATCACTCTTTTACCAGAATATGAAGCAGAGCAAATCAAGGTATTCGGGGAAATGGCGAAAAAAGGCTATATTTACAAAGGAAAAAAACCAGTTTATTGGTCTCCTTCTAGTGAATCTGCACTTGCAGAAGCAGAAATCGAATACCAAGATAAAAAATCTGCCTCTATTTTTGTTGCATTCAAAGTTACTGATGGCAAAGGCGTATTAGACGAAGGAACAAACATTGTAATCTGGACAACGACTCCTTGGACAATCCCAGCAAACATGGGTATTACTGTTAATCCGGATTTAGACTATGTAGTAATTGAATCCGCAGGTGAAAAATATGTTGTAGCAGAAGCTCTTTTACCAAATTTACGTGAAAAACTAGGCTTTGAAGATGCGACGGTTGTTAAAACAGTGCGTGGTTCTGAACTTGACCGTATCGTAACGAAACATCCATTCTATGACCGTGATTCCTTAGTAATGAACGGTGAGCATGCTACAGCAGAAGCAGGTACTGGTGCAGTTCATACGGCTCCTGGACATGGGGAAGATGACTTTTTAATCGGGAAAAAATACGATTTAGAAATTCTTGCTCCACTAGATGATCGTGGTGTATTCACAGATGAAGCTCCAGGATTTGAAGGTGTCTTTTATGATACTGCTAATAAAATGGTTACTGAAAAATTAGAAGAAGTGGGCGCACTACTAAAAATGGAATTCATCACTCACTCCTATCCACATGATTGGCGCACAAAAAAACCCGTTATCTTCCGTGCAACAGCGCAGTGGTTTGCTTCCATTGACGCTTTCCGTGATGACTTACTCAAAGCTGTCAAAGGTGTTAACTGGACTCCTGCATGGGGAGAAACACGTCTATTCAATATGGTACGCGACCGCGGTGATTGGGTGATTTCTCGTCAACGTGCATGGGGTGTTCCACTTCCAATTTTCTACGCGGAAAATGGAGAAGCGATTATTACAGACGAAACCATCAACCACATTTCGGAACTTTTCCGTGAACATGGTTCGAATGTTTGGTTTGAACGTGATGTGAAAGATTTATTACCAGATGGTTTTACACATCCAGGTAGCCCAAATGGTGAATTTACGAAAGAAACGGATATTATGGATGTTTGGTTTGATTCTGGTTCTAGTCATCAAGCTGTGCTGAATGCTCGCCCAGAATTAACTCGTCCAGCTGATTTGTATATGGAAGGCTCTGACCAATATCGTGGTTGGTTTAACTCATCTTTAACGACAGCTGTTGCCATTACTGGTGAAGCTCCTTACCGTAACGTATTAAGCCATGGTTTCGCACTTGACGGGGAAGGTCGCAAAATGAGTAAATCGCTCGGAAATACGCTTCTTCCAGGTAAAGTAATTAAACAACTCGGTGCGGATATTGTTCGTCTTTGGGTTGCTTCTGTTGATTATCAAGCTGATGTTCGCGTTAGTGATGAAATCTTAAAACAAGTATCTGAAGTGTACCGTAAAATCCGTAATACTATGCGTTTCTTACTAGGGAATATTAATGATTTCAACCCAACTACTAACACGGTCTCTTATGAAAATTTACGTGAAGTAGACAAATATATGCTAATCAAATTAAATGACTTAGTGAAAAATGTGAAGGATAGCTATGAAGCTTTTGAATTCTCTACTATTTATCACCAAATTAACAATTTCTGTACAGTAGAATTAAGTCAATTTTACATGGACTTTGCCAAGGATGTTGTCTATATTGAAGCAGCTGATAGCAACGATCGCCGTGCAATGCAAACAGTCTTTTATGAAGCGGCTGTTACGTTAACTAAATTACTTGCTCCAATTTTACCGCATACAACAGAAGAAGTTTGGAATAGTTTAATTGGTGAAGGAGCAGAAAGCATTCACTTGCAAGACTTACCAGATGTAAAAGTATTAGCAGATAGCGAAGAAATTACAGCGAAATGGGACGCATTCATGCAAATTCGTGATAATGTGCAAAAAGCATTAGAATTCGCTCGTAATGAAAAACTAATTGGTAAATCAATGCTTGCAAAAGTAACTTTGTATGTTGATGGAGAAGCGAAAACACTGTTTGATTCATTAGAAGGCGATTTCGCACAACTGTTTATCGTTTCTGACTTTGAACTAGTGGAAGGTTTAGAAAATGCACCAGAATCTGCATTTAAGTCAAATCAAGTAGCTGTTCAAATTACTGTAGCAGAAGGCGAAACATGCGAACGTTGTCGTGTAGTGAAAAAAGATGTGGGTGTAGATCCAAAACATCCAACACTTTGTGGTCGCTGTGCTGATATTGTTGTAAAACACTACGAAGCTTAA
- a CDS encoding transcription repressor NadR translates to MKKILGDTRRQLILKWLKESDKPISGNQLASKTNVSRQVIVQDISLLKAGNEPIMATPQGYIYAQETSYTGERRVIAVKHTKEQAAEELNILVDYGVSVIDVIVDHPIYGEITASLHLKNRFDVEKFVRKLQTTGATMLSGLTDGTHLHTIEADTKEQLEQAINALDKAGFLI, encoded by the coding sequence ATGAAAAAAATATTAGGGGATACACGCAGGCAATTGATTTTAAAATGGTTAAAAGAAAGCGACAAGCCTATTTCTGGGAACCAGCTAGCGAGTAAAACGAATGTTAGTCGTCAAGTAATTGTTCAAGATATTTCTTTGTTAAAAGCTGGTAATGAGCCTATTATGGCTACCCCGCAAGGTTATATTTATGCTCAAGAAACAAGCTATACAGGGGAAAGACGAGTTATTGCCGTTAAACATACAAAAGAACAAGCGGCAGAAGAACTGAATATTTTGGTGGATTATGGTGTGTCGGTTATTGATGTGATTGTGGATCATCCTATCTACGGCGAAATCACTGCCTCCTTACATTTAAAAAACCGTTTTGACGTAGAGAAATTTGTACGGAAATTGCAGACTACAGGAGCGACCATGCTGTCAGGTTTAACAGATGGGACTCATTTACATACAATTGAAGCAGATACGAAAGAACAATTGGAACAGGCGATTAATGCACTTGATAAGGCCGGATTTTTAATCTAG
- a CDS encoding RNA-binding protein, whose amino-acid sequence MDGIYQHFRAEEYAFIDKILGITMQVENEYTPQLTDFLDPRQRYITETVIGGYDEINVQFFGGVAHAERRRALIYPDYYTPTEADFEIALFHIRYPVKFTTLTHQKILGTLMSLGMKRDIFGNILNNDNEWQLLVESSMKDYLTLQLEKIGKVNVMLEETDLTNAVYAPVVWEEVGLTVSSMRLDVIISNAHHISRQKAKQLVTAGLVKVNWKTVENPDFECEEEDVLSARGYGRVKVLSTGGRTKKDKIRMEIGYLK is encoded by the coding sequence ATGGATGGAATTTATCAGCATTTTCGCGCAGAAGAATACGCATTTATTGATAAGATTTTAGGAATTACGATGCAAGTAGAAAATGAATATACGCCACAACTGACGGATTTCTTGGATCCAAGACAACGCTACATTACCGAAACAGTTATTGGTGGTTATGATGAGATCAATGTCCAGTTTTTTGGTGGGGTAGCGCATGCTGAACGTCGACGTGCACTGATTTATCCTGATTACTATACACCAACTGAAGCAGACTTTGAAATTGCTTTATTCCATATTCGTTATCCGGTGAAATTTACGACACTTACACATCAAAAAATACTTGGGACATTGATGTCACTTGGAATGAAACGCGATATTTTTGGCAATATTTTGAATAATGATAACGAGTGGCAGTTACTTGTAGAAAGTTCAATGAAGGATTATTTAACCTTGCAGCTAGAAAAAATTGGTAAAGTAAATGTGATGTTAGAGGAAACGGACTTAACGAATGCTGTCTATGCACCAGTTGTTTGGGAAGAAGTGGGTTTAACGGTTTCTAGTATGCGACTCGACGTCATTATTAGCAATGCGCACCATATTTCTAGACAAAAAGCGAAACAATTAGTTACCGCAGGGCTGGTTAAAGTAAACTGGAAAACAGTAGAAAATCCAGATTTTGAATGTGAAGAAGAAGATGTATTATCTGCCCGTGGGTATGGTCGTGTAAAAGTACTATCAACTGGTGGCAGAACGAAGAAAGACAAAATTCGTATGGAAATTGGTTACTTAAAATAA
- the divIVA gene encoding septum site-determining protein DivIVA produces the protein MPLSPLDIHNKEFTRGFRGYDEDEVNDFLDQIIKDYEQVIKEKKRIEDTLNNSEERLGHFTNIEETLNKSLIVAQTAAEEVKASAEKEAKLIIREAEKNADRILSDSLSKARKIAIEIEDLKRQSKVFRERLRMLVEAQMDLIKSEDWQQMMAYDVDATELASIKEVEAAESEER, from the coding sequence ATGCCATTATCGCCGCTGGATATACATAACAAAGAGTTTACCCGTGGTTTTAGAGGTTATGACGAAGACGAAGTAAATGACTTCCTCGATCAAATCATTAAAGATTATGAACAAGTTATTAAAGAGAAAAAGCGTATTGAGGACACTTTAAATAATAGTGAAGAACGTTTAGGTCATTTTACCAACATTGAAGAAACGTTAAACAAATCATTAATCGTGGCACAAACTGCTGCTGAGGAAGTGAAAGCTTCCGCTGAAAAAGAAGCCAAACTAATTATTCGTGAAGCAGAAAAAAATGCAGACCGAATTTTAAGTGACTCTCTTTCTAAAGCTCGCAAAATTGCGATTGAAATTGAAGACCTAAAACGTCAATCAAAAGTATTCCGTGAGCGCCTGCGTATGCTAGTAGAAGCGCAAATGGATTTAATTAAAAGTGAAGATTGGCAGCAAATGATGGCTTACGATGTGGATGCAACTGAACTAGCATCTATCAAAGAAGTCGAAGCAGCTGAATCTGAAGAACGTTAA